The following proteins are encoded in a genomic region of Xanthomonas cassavae CFBP 4642:
- a CDS encoding glycoside hydrolase family 43 protein: MRALSAMCAALLMALAASANAQAQASADVAFDWFDYRGDDAVFATPLPAGHYRNPVLAGFYPDPSVTRVGERYYLVNSTFAYFPAIPVFESTDLVHWTQIGNVVERREQLDYDGLDVSRGMFAASIRHHDGRFYVVGTSVDGGGNFIASAVNPAGPWSALTWLPSIDGIDPSLFFDTDGGAYLLNNGPPEGTPLYEGHRAIWMQRFDIANNQPVGPRKVVLNGGVDLASKPIWIEGPHLYQRDGWYYLSCAEGGTGPQHSQVVLRSRNVWGPYAPSPHNPILTQRDLPADRAHPVSNAGHADFVEAPDGQWWAVFLASRPYSGDRYNTGRETFLLPVQWRDGWPSILPAGTPIPYIANAPAGARATADQAPLSGNFTWHDDFTGATLQREWLTLRVPKRTVADTQARAGWLTLHATAQGLEGSGTPAFVARRQQHTRFYASTALAVPTQAGVQAGLAAFQNANAWYALGVRRDGAALEVFVDKRDGATATTLARTRIPAATTQLRLQISGDGGAYSFDYDAGGSGWQSLRRNDDAGFLSTAQAGGFVGSMIGPFAWFQPDRTQED, from the coding sequence GGCCGGGTTCTATCCCGACCCCAGCGTCACGCGGGTGGGCGAGCGCTACTATCTGGTCAATTCGACGTTCGCGTACTTCCCGGCGATTCCGGTCTTCGAGAGCACCGATCTTGTGCACTGGACGCAGATCGGCAATGTGGTCGAACGCCGCGAGCAACTCGATTACGACGGGCTGGACGTTTCACGCGGCATGTTCGCAGCCAGCATTCGCCATCATGACGGGCGCTTTTACGTGGTGGGCACCTCGGTTGATGGTGGCGGCAATTTCATCGCCAGTGCCGTCAATCCGGCAGGTCCGTGGTCGGCACTGACATGGTTGCCGAGCATCGACGGTATCGACCCGTCGTTGTTCTTCGACACCGATGGCGGCGCGTATCTGCTCAACAACGGCCCGCCGGAAGGCACACCGTTGTACGAAGGGCATCGCGCGATCTGGATGCAGCGCTTCGATATCGCAAACAACCAGCCGGTTGGCCCGCGCAAGGTGGTGCTCAACGGCGGCGTGGATCTGGCCAGCAAGCCGATCTGGATCGAAGGCCCGCACCTGTATCAGCGCGACGGGTGGTATTACCTCTCGTGCGCCGAGGGCGGCACCGGGCCGCAGCATTCGCAGGTGGTGTTGCGTAGCCGCAACGTGTGGGGGCCGTATGCGCCCTCGCCGCACAACCCCATCCTGACCCAGCGCGATCTGCCTGCCGACCGTGCGCACCCGGTCAGCAACGCCGGCCACGCGGATTTTGTCGAAGCACCGGACGGGCAGTGGTGGGCGGTGTTCCTGGCCAGCCGGCCGTATTCCGGCGATCGCTATAACACCGGGCGCGAGACGTTCCTGCTGCCGGTGCAGTGGCGCGATGGCTGGCCGTCGATCCTGCCCGCCGGCACACCGATCCCCTACATCGCCAACGCGCCTGCGGGGGCAAGGGCGACTGCCGATCAGGCACCGTTGTCGGGCAACTTCACCTGGCACGACGACTTCACTGGCGCTACCTTGCAGCGCGAATGGCTCACCCTGCGCGTGCCCAAGCGCACGGTGGCCGATACGCAGGCACGCGCCGGTTGGCTGACCCTGCATGCAACCGCGCAAGGGCTGGAGGGCAGCGGCACGCCCGCGTTTGTTGCGCGTCGCCAGCAACACACGCGCTTTTACGCCAGCACCGCGCTGGCCGTGCCCACGCAGGCAGGCGTGCAGGCCGGGCTGGCCGCGTTCCAGAACGCCAACGCGTGGTATGCGCTGGGCGTGCGTCGCGACGGCGCTGCATTGGAGGTGTTTGTCGACAAGCGCGACGGCGCCACCGCCACCACGCTGGCGCGCACCCGCATCCCGGCTGCGACAACCCAGTTGCGCCTGCAGATCAGCGGCGATGGTGGCGCCTACAGCTTCGACTACGACGCCGGCGGTTCCGGCTGGCAGTCGCTCCGCCGCAACGACGATGCCGGCTTCCTCAGCACCGCACAGGCCGGCGGCTTCGTCGGCAGCATGATCGGGCCCTTCGCCTGGTTCCAACCAGACCGCACCCAGGAGGACTGA